Proteins encoded by one window of Superficieibacter sp. HKU1:
- a CDS encoding intracellular growth attenuator family protein yields MSTFLIFFAAVLACVLLAGWFFRHKFHRHHLPWLHTFASATTRKLTAEEQSAVENYLDSLSRIQQLPVSGASAPPVSLSLNAQSSTVMAVTRSITRYGITTDDPNKWRYFLDSVEVHLPPFWEQYINDENSVELIYTSSLPLVISLNGHTLNEYIQEAHGYALERPASTETSIRGEESEQIELLNIRQQTREEYALSRPDGLREALLIVASFLFMFFCLIVPDVFLPWLTGGAILLLAAGLWGLFAPPMKSMRREIHCLRGTPKRWGLFGENNLEQINNISLGIIDLIYPRHWQPWVTQDLGQQTNIDIYLDRHVVRQGRFLSLHDEVKNFPLQHWLRSTVIAAGALLVVIMLYATVPLEMPFKFTLSWLKGAQTVEATSVKQLAEKGVRTGDTLRIQGSGMCNIHPAGNWNSRSSSPFMPFDCSQIVWNDAPPLPLPESETVNNATALMQAMNQQLHPGPDEVTRVSPALRSAIQKSGMVLLDDFADIVLKTQQLCAAADECVRLKNALVNLGNTKDWETLTKRASAGRLDGVNVLLRPVSAESLENMVTTTAAPFVTRETSRAAQALNSPAPGGFLISSDEGSDLVNQPYPPVTLYDYPAHEQWEEFQRLAEMLMHTPFTAEGIVTKIYTDANGTQHISLHRMPDRAGLWRYLATTLLMLAMIVCAVYNGVQAIRRYQRNRSRLAKIHDYYDSCLNPVLLPSQEKPS; encoded by the coding sequence ATGAGCACCTTTTTAATTTTTTTTGCTGCTGTGCTGGCCTGCGTGCTGCTTGCAGGATGGTTTTTCAGACATAAATTTCATCGACATCATCTGCCCTGGCTGCACACTTTCGCCAGCGCTACAACGCGTAAGCTGACGGCGGAAGAGCAGAGTGCCGTTGAAAATTATCTGGATAGCCTCAGCCGCATCCAGCAGTTACCCGTATCTGGTGCCAGCGCGCCGCCGGTCTCGCTAAGCCTCAATGCGCAAAGTTCTACCGTGATGGCCGTGACGCGCTCAATTACACGCTATGGCATCACGACTGACGATCCGAATAAATGGCGCTATTTTCTTGATTCTGTCGAAGTGCATCTGCCCCCGTTCTGGGAACAGTATATTAATGATGAAAATAGCGTTGAGTTGATCTACACCAGTTCGTTGCCGCTGGTGATTTCACTGAATGGTCATACTTTAAACGAGTATATACAGGAGGCGCACGGCTACGCGCTGGAGCGTCCGGCCTCGACAGAAACCTCCATTCGCGGTGAGGAAAGCGAGCAGATCGAACTGCTCAATATTCGTCAGCAAACGCGCGAAGAGTACGCCCTGAGTCGCCCGGACGGTCTGCGCGAAGCATTACTGATTGTCGCCTCTTTTTTATTTATGTTCTTCTGTCTCATCGTCCCCGATGTCTTTTTACCGTGGCTGACAGGTGGCGCAATCCTGTTGCTGGCCGCCGGGCTATGGGGACTTTTTGCGCCGCCGATGAAGAGTATGCGCCGTGAAATCCACTGTCTTCGCGGCACGCCGAAACGCTGGGGACTTTTTGGCGAAAATAATCTCGAGCAGATAAATAATATTTCGCTGGGCATTATCGATCTCATTTACCCGCGTCACTGGCAGCCGTGGGTGACTCAGGATTTAGGTCAGCAAACCAATATTGATATCTATCTCGACCGCCATGTGGTGCGCCAGGGACGTTTTTTATCACTGCATGATGAGGTCAAAAACTTTCCGCTTCAGCACTGGCTGCGCAGCACGGTGATTGCGGCAGGTGCGCTGCTGGTGGTGATTATGCTGTATGCGACCGTACCATTAGAGATGCCGTTTAAATTTACCCTTTCCTGGCTCAAGGGCGCACAAACGGTTGAAGCCACCAGCGTTAAACAGCTGGCAGAGAAAGGCGTGCGCACCGGCGACACATTACGTATTCAGGGCAGCGGCATGTGTAATATCCATCCAGCCGGGAACTGGAATTCCCGCTCCAGTTCGCCTTTTATGCCGTTTGACTGTTCACAAATTGTCTGGAATGACGCGCCTCCCCTGCCGTTGCCGGAATCGGAAACCGTTAACAATGCGACCGCGCTGATGCAGGCGATGAACCAACAATTACATCCGGGCCCGGATGAAGTTACGCGCGTCAGCCCGGCGTTGCGTTCAGCGATCCAAAAATCAGGCATGGTATTGCTGGATGACTTCGCGGATATCGTGTTGAAAACGCAGCAGCTGTGCGCGGCGGCTGACGAATGCGTCAGGTTGAAAAATGCGCTGGTCAATCTCGGTAATACCAAAGACTGGGAAACGCTGACCAAACGCGCCAGCGCGGGCAGGCTGGACGGAGTCAACGTTCTGCTCCGTCCGGTCAGCGCGGAATCGCTGGAAAATATGGTGACGACCACCGCCGCGCCGTTTGTAACGCGTGAAACGTCGCGCGCGGCGCAGGCGCTCAACAGCCCGGCACCCGGCGGGTTTTTGATTTCCAGCGATGAAGGCAGCGATCTGGTGAATCAACCCTATCCGCCGGTGACGCTGTATGACTATCCGGCGCATGAACAGTGGGAAGAGTTTCAGCGTCTGGCAGAAATGCTAATGCATACGCCATTTACGGCTGAAGGCATTGTCACGAAAATTTATACTGATGCTAATGGCACTCAGCATATCAGCCTTCACCGTATGCCTGACCGTGCAGGGCTGTGGCGCTACCTGGCAACGACGCTGCTGATGCTGGCGATGATCGTCTGCGCGGTTTACAACGGTGTGCAGGCCATTCGCCGCTATCAGCGTAACCGCAGCCGCCTGGCAAAGATCCACGACTATTATGACAGCTGCCTGAACCCGGTATTGCTCCCCTCGCAGGAGAAGCCCTCCTGA
- the nudE gene encoding ADP compounds hydrolase NudE has translation MSKPLQKPTILNVETVATSRLFNVESVDLEFSNGVRRVYERMRPSTREAVMIVPIVDDHLILIREYAVGTESYELGFSKGLIDPGETIFEAGNRELKEEVGFGANNLTFLKKLSMAPSYFSSKMNILVAEDLYPESLEGDEPEPLPQVRWPLAHLMDLLEEPDFNEARNVSALFLVREWLKGQGRL, from the coding sequence ATGAGCAAACCATTACAAAAACCTACCATCCTCAACGTTGAAACCGTCGCCACCTCACGTCTTTTTAACGTTGAAAGTGTCGATCTGGAGTTCAGTAACGGCGTGCGTCGTGTCTATGAAAGAATGCGGCCCTCGACGCGAGAGGCGGTAATGATTGTGCCCATCGTCGACGATCATCTGATTTTAATCCGGGAATATGCGGTCGGGACGGAATCTTACGAGCTGGGTTTTTCAAAGGGGCTTATCGATCCTGGTGAGACTATTTTTGAGGCTGGCAACCGCGAGCTGAAAGAAGAGGTCGGTTTCGGTGCGAATAATCTGACCTTCCTGAAAAAGCTCAGCATGGCACCCTCCTATTTTTCCAGCAAAATGAATATCCTGGTGGCGGAAGATCTCTATCCGGAATCGCTGGAAGGCGACGAGCCTGAACCGTTGCCGCAGGTTCGCTGGCCGCTGGCACATCTGATGGATTTGCTGGAAGAGCCGGACTTTAATGAAGCGCGGAACGTCAGCGCGCTGTTCCTGGTCCGTGAATGGCTGAAAGGGCAGGGACGGCTGTAG
- the mrcA gene encoding peptidoglycan glycosyltransferase/peptidoglycan DD-transpeptidase MrcA, translating into MKFVKYLFILAVFCILLGAGSIYGLYKFVEPQLPDVATLKDVRLQIPMQIYSADGELMAQYGEKRRIPVTLAQMPPEMVKAFIATEDSRFYEHHGVDPVGIFRAASVALFSGHATQGASTITQQLARNFFLSPERTLMRKIKEVFLAIRIEQLMSKDEILELYLNKIYLGYRAYGVGAAAQVYFGKTVDQLTLSEMATIAGLPKAPSTFNPLYSLDRATSRRNVVLSRMLSEGYITQDQFTQARSETIDANYHAPEIAFSAPYLTELVRQEMVTRYGEKAYEDGYRVYTTISRKNQQAAQNAVRNNVLDYDMRHGYRGPANVLWKVGEAAWDTKKITDSLKDLPSYGPLSPAVITSASPQEATAILGDGTTVSLRMEGVRWARPWISDTQQGRTPGKVTDVVQTGQQVWVRQVNDSWWLAQVPDVNSALVSINPHDGAILALVGGFDFNQSKFNRATQALRQVGSNIKPFLYTAAMDKGLTLASILNDVPISRWDAGAGSDWRPKNSPAEYAGPIRLRQGLGQSKNVVMVRAMRAMGVDYAAEYLQRFGFPAQNIVHTESLALGSASFTPMQVARGYAVMANGGFLVDPYFITKIENDQGGVIFAANPKVACAECDIPVIYGETQKSDVLENQDVEDVATSQEQKNLAVPMPQLEQANQDLVARTGSQQYAPHVINTPLAFLIKSALNTNIFGEPGWMGTGWRAGRDLQRHDIGGKTGTTNSSKDAWFSGYGPGAVTSVWIGFDDHRRDLGRTTASGAIKDQISGYEGGAKSAQPAWDAFMKSILDGVPEDPLTPPPGIVTVNIDRSTGQLASGGNSRAEYFIEGTQPTQQAVHEVGTTIIDNGETHELF; encoded by the coding sequence GTGAAGTTCGTAAAGTATTTATTCATCCTTGCAGTTTTTTGCATTCTGCTGGGAGCAGGCTCGATTTATGGCCTTTATAAATTTGTTGAGCCACAGTTGCCCGACGTCGCGACGCTCAAAGATGTGCGCCTGCAAATTCCAATGCAGATTTACAGCGCCGATGGCGAATTGATGGCCCAGTACGGCGAAAAACGGCGTATCCCGGTCACACTCGCCCAGATGCCGCCGGAAATGGTGAAAGCCTTTATCGCGACCGAAGATAGCCGTTTCTACGAGCATCACGGCGTCGATCCGGTGGGGATCTTCCGTGCCGCCAGCGTGGCGCTTTTTTCCGGTCACGCAACGCAGGGTGCCAGTACCATTACCCAGCAGTTAGCGCGTAACTTCTTCCTGAGTCCTGAACGCACCCTGATGCGTAAAATCAAGGAAGTGTTCCTTGCGATCCGCATTGAGCAGTTAATGAGTAAAGATGAGATCCTCGAACTTTATCTGAACAAAATTTACCTGGGTTATCGGGCCTACGGTGTGGGTGCTGCCGCGCAGGTCTATTTCGGTAAAACCGTCGATCAGCTGACATTAAGCGAGATGGCAACCATTGCCGGTTTGCCAAAAGCGCCTTCGACGTTTAACCCGCTTTATTCACTGGATCGGGCAACTTCACGGCGTAATGTCGTGTTATCGCGTATGTTGAGCGAAGGCTATATCACGCAGGACCAGTTTACTCAGGCCCGCAGCGAGACCATTGACGCTAATTATCACGCCCCGGAGATCGCCTTTTCCGCGCCGTATCTGACGGAACTGGTACGTCAGGAGATGGTCACCCGCTACGGTGAGAAAGCCTATGAAGACGGTTATCGCGTTTACACCACCATCAGCCGTAAAAATCAGCAGGCCGCGCAGAATGCCGTGCGCAATAACGTGCTGGATTACGATATGCGTCACGGTTATCGCGGCCCGGCAAACGTGCTGTGGAAAGTGGGCGAAGCCGCATGGGATACCAAAAAGATCACCGACTCGCTGAAAGACCTGCCGTCATACGGGCCGCTGTCTCCGGCGGTGATTACGTCCGCCTCACCGCAGGAAGCGACTGCCATCCTGGGCGACGGAACGACGGTCTCGTTACGTATGGAAGGGGTGCGCTGGGCGCGTCCGTGGATCTCTGATACCCAGCAGGGCCGCACGCCGGGTAAAGTCACCGATGTGGTGCAAACCGGTCAGCAGGTGTGGGTACGTCAGGTGAACGATAGCTGGTGGCTGGCGCAGGTTCCGGACGTCAACTCGGCGCTGGTATCCATTAACCCACACGACGGGGCGATCCTCGCGCTGGTCGGCGGGTTTGATTTCAACCAGAGCAAGTTTAACCGTGCCACGCAGGCGCTACGCCAGGTCGGATCGAATATTAAGCCGTTCCTTTATACCGCAGCGATGGATAAAGGTCTGACGCTGGCCAGTATCCTGAATGACGTGCCGATTTCCCGCTGGGACGCCGGCGCCGGTTCAGACTGGCGGCCGAAAAACTCACCTGCTGAATATGCTGGTCCTATTCGTCTGCGTCAGGGGCTGGGTCAGTCGAAGAACGTGGTGATGGTGCGCGCAATGCGGGCAATGGGCGTGGATTACGCGGCGGAATATTTGCAGCGTTTCGGCTTTCCGGCACAGAACATCGTGCACACGGAATCCCTGGCGCTGGGTTCCGCATCCTTCACACCGATGCAGGTTGCGCGCGGCTATGCGGTGATGGCGAACGGCGGTTTCCTTGTCGATCCTTACTTCATCACCAAAATTGAAAACGACCAGGGCGGGGTGATTTTCGCGGCTAACCCGAAGGTCGCCTGTGCAGAGTGTGATATTCCGGTGATTTACGGCGAGACGCAGAAATCTGACGTGCTGGAAAATCAGGATGTTGAAGATGTTGCGACATCGCAGGAGCAAAAAAACCTGGCGGTGCCAATGCCGCAACTGGAGCAGGCGAATCAGGATCTGGTGGCCCGCACCGGCAGCCAGCAGTATGCACCGCACGTCATCAACACGCCGCTGGCCTTTTTGATCAAAAGCGCGCTGAACACCAATATTTTTGGCGAACCGGGCTGGATGGGAACGGGCTGGCGCGCAGGGCGCGATTTACAGCGCCACGATATTGGCGGTAAAACCGGCACCACCAACAGTTCGAAAGACGCGTGGTTCTCCGGCTACGGTCCGGGCGCGGTAACGTCGGTGTGGATTGGTTTTGACGATCATCGTCGCGATTTAGGCCGGACCACGGCTTCCGGCGCGATCAAAGACCAGATTTCCGGTTATGAAGGCGGCGCTAAAAGCGCTCAGCCTGCCTGGGACGCCTTTATGAAGTCGATTCTGGACGGCGTGCCGGAAGATCCGCTCACGCCGCCGCCGGGTATCGTGACCGTCAACATTGACCGGAGTACCGGGCAGCTCGCGAGCGGCGGTAACAGCCGCGCGGAGTATTTCATTGAGGGCACCCAGCCAACGCAGCAGGCGGTGCATGAGGTGGGTACGACGATTATTGATAACGGCGAGACGCACGAACTGTTTTGA
- a CDS encoding pilus assembly protein translates to MAFRLWQTGLHIQQDQVVIIALEHTRSRWSLRRWWQIPLVSGIVQQGQIVQLEALADALRDWRRELPIQHCIRMAFPAARTLQKALPRPALVLREGEQAEWITHSMAQSLDMEPEALCFDYLEHEQENLYSVTAARQQDVGSLSLLAKMLRLNLTAITPDACALQRFLPWLSAEAQCLAWCHDNQWLWATRHNWGGCNFHEAPSPAHLANHLACKTEQLVQCTSQAMTTPHLDPWSTIRYQQPPLPTCGDRFAIALALALGER, encoded by the coding sequence ATGGCATTTCGACTCTGGCAGACTGGCTTACATATTCAGCAGGATCAGGTGGTTATCATTGCGCTTGAGCACACGCGTTCGCGCTGGTCGCTGCGCCGCTGGTGGCAGATCCCACTGGTTTCCGGCATCGTGCAGCAGGGGCAAATCGTGCAGCTGGAGGCGCTGGCTGATGCGTTACGCGACTGGCGACGGGAACTGCCGATTCAGCACTGTATTCGCATGGCATTTCCTGCCGCCAGAACGCTGCAAAAAGCGCTTCCCAGACCGGCGCTGGTGCTGCGTGAGGGCGAGCAGGCGGAGTGGATTACGCATTCGATGGCGCAGTCGCTGGATATGGAGCCTGAAGCGCTCTGTTTTGACTATCTTGAGCACGAGCAGGAGAACCTTTATAGCGTTACCGCCGCCCGGCAGCAGGATGTCGGGAGTCTGTCCCTGCTGGCGAAAATGCTGCGGTTAAATTTGACGGCAATTACGCCGGATGCCTGTGCGCTACAACGTTTTCTGCCGTGGTTGAGCGCCGAAGCGCAGTGTCTTGCCTGGTGTCATGACAATCAATGGTTGTGGGCCACGCGTCATAACTGGGGAGGCTGTAACTTCCACGAAGCACCTTCGCCTGCCCATCTCGCTAACCATCTGGCGTGTAAGACTGAGCAACTGGTGCAGTGTACCTCGCAGGCCATGACGACCCCGCATCTCGATCCGTGGAGCACAATACGTTACCAGCAACCGCCGCTGCCCACCTGTGGCGATCGCTTTGCCATTGCGCTGGCGCTGGCATTAGGGGAGCGGTAG
- a CDS encoding PilN domain-containing protein: protein MSTFVNFLPWRQIRRQQCLNFWGLCCAGSVLNVAAAVLVLRIDTGAAGSAQRLWQQADHALIAALAQRQTQLQARQAVQAQDLARQEQRAVTQRWQQTLSDIALHLPAQAWLTHLNVQQKVLTLTGRANTFAALRAVNDTLQALPGFHAGTPGKTGRDEQGRWEFNYQFIRESNDDVQP from the coding sequence ATGTCGACATTCGTCAATTTTTTACCCTGGCGGCAAATCCGCCGTCAGCAGTGCCTGAATTTCTGGGGGCTATGTTGCGCAGGCTCTGTTCTCAACGTCGCCGCGGCAGTTCTCGTCCTGCGTATCGACACCGGCGCGGCCGGTAGCGCACAGCGTCTGTGGCAGCAGGCGGACCATGCGCTAATCGCTGCGCTGGCCCAGCGTCAGACGCAGTTGCAGGCGCGCCAGGCCGTGCAGGCGCAAGATCTCGCGCGTCAGGAACAACGTGCCGTGACGCAACGCTGGCAGCAGACGCTATCCGATATTGCTTTGCATCTGCCTGCGCAGGCATGGCTCACCCACCTCAACGTTCAGCAAAAGGTACTGACGTTGACGGGCCGCGCGAATACCTTTGCGGCGCTAAGGGCTGTGAATGACACCCTGCAAGCGTTACCCGGCTTTCACGCAGGCACGCCGGGTAAAACCGGGCGCGATGAACAGGGGCGCTGGGAGTTTAACTATCAGTTTATTCGGGAGAGTAACGATGACGTTCAACCCTGA
- a CDS encoding HofP DNA utilization family protein, whose product MRVKRGILLLITLPVVVGMRDPFQPAEDRCQTAQLEQWRYQGTIERPPRRIGIVRDAQGKWWRVEAGSQLPAGWRVVQLTSQVVEIETGAGCDPARWSWSREGKKHENRDKHSAADVNAAGMGAKNAAGLAGGG is encoded by the coding sequence ATGCGCGTTAAACGCGGGATCCTGCTGCTCATCACCCTGCCGGTGGTCGTTGGCATGCGCGATCCTTTTCAGCCAGCGGAAGATCGCTGCCAGACGGCGCAGCTTGAGCAATGGCGCTACCAGGGAACCATCGAGCGTCCTCCCAGACGGATTGGCATCGTACGCGATGCGCAGGGGAAATGGTGGCGGGTGGAAGCGGGCAGTCAGTTGCCTGCGGGCTGGCGAGTCGTACAGCTCACCTCGCAGGTAGTCGAGATTGAAACCGGCGCGGGATGCGATCCCGCGCGCTGGTCATGGTCACGGGAAGGAAAAAAACATGAAAACAGGGATAAGCATTCTGCTGCTGATGTTAATGCCGCTGGCATGGGCGCAAAAAACGCAGCCGGTCTCGCTGGTGGTGGATGA
- the hofQ gene encoding DNA uptake porin HofQ gives MKTGISILLLMLMPLAWAQKTQPVSLVVDDVPVAQVLQTLADVEQQNLVIAPDVTGTLSLHLVNVPWKQALQTVLNSAGLVLRQEGTVMHVHSQSWQTARLAQQEADRLRQQQNLPLSGQSITLQYADAEELAKAGAKLLSSRGTMTVDKRMNRLLLRDDKTNLDVLQRWVAEMDLPVGQVELAAHIVTINEKSLRELGVKWSLADATQPPGAGKITTLGSDLSVSAASTRAGFNIGRINGRLLELELSALEQKQQLDIIASPRLLASHLQPASIKQGSEIPYQVSSGESGATSVEFKEAVLGMEVTPTVLQQGRIRLKLRISQDMPGQVLQQADGEVLTIDKQEIETQVEVKSGETLALGGIFSQKNKSARDSIPVLGDIPWVGQLFRHDGKDNERRELVVFITPRLVPGA, from the coding sequence ATGAAAACAGGGATAAGCATTCTGCTGCTGATGTTAATGCCGCTGGCATGGGCGCAAAAAACGCAGCCGGTCTCGCTGGTGGTGGATGATGTGCCTGTTGCGCAGGTATTACAGACGCTGGCTGATGTAGAGCAGCAAAACCTTGTCATTGCCCCCGACGTCACCGGCACGCTGTCGCTGCATCTGGTTAACGTTCCCTGGAAGCAGGCACTGCAAACGGTGCTTAACAGCGCCGGTCTGGTCCTGCGCCAGGAGGGAACGGTGATGCATGTGCATTCGCAGTCCTGGCAAACGGCGCGACTTGCACAGCAGGAAGCGGATCGTCTCAGGCAGCAGCAGAACCTGCCGCTCAGTGGTCAGAGCATTACGTTGCAATATGCCGATGCAGAAGAACTGGCGAAAGCCGGGGCAAAACTTCTGAGCTCACGAGGAACGATGACCGTCGACAAACGAATGAACCGGCTATTATTGCGTGATGATAAAACGAATCTGGATGTGCTTCAGCGTTGGGTCGCGGAAATGGATTTACCGGTCGGCCAGGTCGAACTGGCTGCGCATATTGTTACTATCAATGAAAAAAGCCTGCGTGAGCTGGGCGTAAAATGGAGTCTGGCTGACGCCACGCAACCTCCTGGTGCAGGTAAAATCACCACCCTCGGCAGCGATTTATCGGTCAGTGCGGCTTCTACACGTGCCGGATTTAACATCGGGCGGATCAACGGACGGTTGCTGGAGCTCGAGCTTTCGGCGCTGGAGCAAAAGCAGCAGCTGGATATTATTGCCAGTCCGCGTCTTCTGGCCTCACATCTTCAGCCTGCCAGTATTAAACAGGGGAGCGAGATCCCTTATCAGGTTTCCAGCGGTGAGAGCGGCGCGACCTCTGTGGAATTTAAGGAAGCCGTGCTGGGGATGGAGGTCACGCCAACGGTCCTGCAACAGGGCCGGATCCGTCTTAAGCTGCGGATCAGCCAGGATATGCCGGGGCAGGTGCTACAACAGGCCGATGGCGAAGTACTGACAATTGATAAACAGGAAATTGAAACGCAGGTAGAAGTGAAAAGCGGAGAAACGCTGGCGCTCGGCGGCATTTTCTCGCAAAAAAACAAATCTGCTCGTGACAGCATCCCGGTGCTTGGCGACATTCCCTGGGTAGGGCAACTTTTTCGTCACGATGGAAAAGACAATGAGCGTCGTGAACTGGTAGTATTTATCACTCCACGTCTGGTTCCCGGAGCCTGA
- the aroK gene encoding shikimate kinase AroK: MAEKRNIFLVGPMGAGKSTIGRQLAQQLNMEFYDSDQEIEKRTGADVGWVFDVEGEEGFRDREEKVINELTEKQGIVLATGGGSVKSRETRNRLSARGVVVYLETTIEKQLARTQRDKKRPLLQVETPPREVLEALANERNPLYEEIADVTIRTDDQSAKVVANQIIHMLESN; this comes from the coding sequence ATGGCAGAGAAACGCAATATCTTTCTGGTTGGGCCTATGGGTGCCGGCAAAAGCACTATTGGGCGTCAGTTAGCTCAACAGCTTAATATGGAATTTTACGACTCAGACCAGGAGATCGAGAAACGCACTGGTGCTGATGTAGGTTGGGTCTTCGACGTTGAAGGTGAAGAAGGTTTCCGCGATCGCGAAGAAAAAGTCATCAATGAATTGACGGAAAAACAGGGCATTGTGCTGGCAACCGGCGGCGGCTCTGTAAAATCACGTGAAACGCGCAATCGTCTCTCCGCTCGCGGAGTTGTGGTGTATCTTGAAACCACGATTGAAAAGCAGCTTGCCCGTACACAGCGTGACAAAAAACGTCCCCTGTTACAGGTAGAGACGCCACCGCGTGAGGTTCTGGAAGCCCTGGCGAATGAACGTAATCCGCTGTACGAAGAGATTGCTGATGTTACCATTCGCACTGACGACCAGAGCGCTAAAGTCGTCGCAAACCAGATTATTCATATGCTGGAAAGCAATTGA
- the aroB gene encoding 3-dehydroquinate synthase, whose amino-acid sequence MERLTVTLGERSYPITIAAGLFNDPASFLPLKSGDQVMLVTNETLAPLWMDKVTTVLQQAGVNVDSVILPDGEQYKSLAVMDTVFTALLQKPHGRDTTLVALGGGVVGDLTGFAAASYQRGVRFIQVPTTLLSQVDSSVGGKTAVNHPLGKNMIGAFWQPASVVVDLDCLKTLPKRELSSGLAEVIKYGIILDGDFFRWLENNIDALLALDEKAMAYCIRRCCEIKAEVVAADERETGLRALLNLGHTFGHAIEAEMGYGNWLHGEAVSAGMVMAAKTAERLGQFAAQDTQRIITLLERAGLPVHGPQEMSADAYLPHMLRDKKVLAGKMRLVLPLGIGKSEVRGGVEHDIVLSAIADCQRV is encoded by the coding sequence ATGGAGAGGCTTACTGTTACTCTCGGGGAACGTAGTTACCCGATTACCATCGCGGCTGGTTTGTTTAACGATCCAGCTTCCTTCTTGCCGCTTAAATCAGGCGATCAGGTCATGCTGGTCACCAATGAAACGCTGGCTCCGCTCTGGATGGACAAGGTAACGACGGTCCTTCAGCAGGCGGGGGTTAATGTCGATAGCGTGATCCTTCCCGACGGCGAGCAGTATAAAAGCCTCGCGGTGATGGACACGGTCTTTACTGCGCTACTGCAAAAACCGCACGGTCGCGATACGACGCTGGTCGCCCTTGGCGGCGGTGTTGTAGGCGATCTAACCGGTTTTGCCGCCGCCAGCTACCAGCGTGGCGTGCGTTTTATTCAGGTTCCTACCACGTTACTGTCGCAGGTTGACTCCTCAGTCGGAGGCAAAACGGCGGTAAATCATCCTCTCGGCAAAAATATGATTGGCGCTTTCTGGCAACCTGCCTCTGTGGTTGTCGATCTCGACTGTCTGAAAACCCTGCCGAAACGTGAACTCTCTTCCGGGCTGGCTGAAGTCATTAAATACGGCATCATTCTTGATGGCGACTTCTTCCGCTGGCTGGAAAATAATATTGATGCGCTGCTGGCGCTTGACGAAAAAGCGATGGCGTACTGCATCCGCCGCTGCTGTGAAATCAAAGCAGAGGTTGTCGCTGCCGACGAGCGCGAGACGGGATTGCGTGCGCTGCTCAATCTTGGACACACATTTGGTCATGCTATTGAAGCCGAGATGGGTTACGGTAACTGGCTGCATGGTGAAGCGGTCTCTGCGGGTATGGTCATGGCCGCAAAAACCGCTGAACGTCTGGGACAGTTTGCAGCGCAGGATACGCAGCGTATTATCACTCTGCTGGAGCGGGCTGGCCTGCCGGTCCACGGACCGCAAGAGATGTCTGCCGACGCGTATTTGCCGCATATGCTGCGTGACAAAAAAGTGCTGGCCGGCAAGATGCGTCTGGTACTGCCGCTCGGTATTGGCAAGAGTGAAGTTCGCGGCGGCGTAGAGCATGATATCGTATTAAGTGCCATTGCTGATTGTCAGCGGGTGTAA